From the genome of Pseudomonas sp. AB6, one region includes:
- the murI gene encoding glutamate racemase, which produces MTKKNEAAIGVFDSGVGGLSVLGEIRSLLPNESLLYVADCGHIPYGEKTTEFIRQRCAVIADFFHVQGAKALVLACNTATVAGVADLRQRYPDWPIVGMEPAVKPAAAATRSGVIGVLATTGTLQSAKFAALLDRFAIDVQVITQPCPGLVELIETGDLVSPVIHTLLRSYVEPLLAAGCDTIILGCTHYPFLKPLLREMIPKSISLIDTGGAVARQLQRLLGQRNLLAQGPAQETHFWTSASPEVFKNILPLLWNKSGDVRFFAM; this is translated from the coding sequence ATGACTAAAAAAAATGAAGCGGCCATCGGAGTATTCGATTCCGGGGTGGGTGGATTATCGGTTTTAGGTGAGATTCGCAGCCTGTTGCCCAACGAATCATTACTGTACGTGGCTGACTGCGGTCACATTCCCTATGGCGAGAAAACCACCGAGTTCATTCGTCAACGCTGTGCGGTCATCGCTGATTTTTTCCATGTACAAGGTGCTAAAGCGCTGGTGCTGGCGTGCAATACCGCCACGGTGGCAGGGGTCGCCGATTTGCGCCAGCGTTATCCAGACTGGCCCATCGTCGGCATGGAGCCCGCCGTCAAACCGGCTGCAGCGGCGACTCGAAGCGGCGTGATCGGGGTATTGGCAACCACGGGCACGCTACAAAGCGCAAAATTCGCAGCGTTACTTGATCGATTCGCCATTGATGTGCAGGTGATTACTCAGCCGTGCCCGGGCCTGGTCGAGTTGATCGAAACCGGAGACTTGGTCAGCCCTGTTATTCACACTTTGCTGCGCAGTTACGTCGAACCTTTGCTGGCTGCGGGCTGCGACACCATTATTTTGGGTTGCACGCACTATCCCTTCCTCAAACCGCTGCTGCGCGAAATGATCCCGAAGTCCATTAGTCTGATCGACACTGGTGGCGCTGTAGCGCGTCAGCTTCAACGTTTACTTGGCCAGCGCAACTTGCTGGCGCAAGGCCCCGCTCAAGAAACGCACTTCTGGACCAGCGCCTCTCCAGAGGTTTTTAAAAACATATTGCCATTGCTATGGAATAAATCTGGCGATGTGCGATTCTTCGCAATGTAA
- a CDS encoding acyloxyacyl hydrolase, with the protein MKRLFCLAAIAAALMGQSFIAQAAGLELSVGETGESTQTYRLGVQFDWDKSWFQTDVGRLTGYWNGAYTYWTGNKTSGNNSLSFSPVFVYEFGSASIKPYLEAGIGVAVFSSTRVEGQNLSTAFLFEDRVGFGLRFAGGHEVGIRAMHYSNGGIKEPNAGIETYALHYTVPF; encoded by the coding sequence ATGAAGCGACTGTTTTGTTTGGCTGCGATTGCGGCCGCATTAATGGGGCAAAGTTTTATTGCTCAAGCAGCGGGTCTTGAGTTGTCAGTCGGGGAGACAGGGGAGTCGACGCAGACTTACCGATTGGGCGTGCAGTTTGATTGGGATAAAAGCTGGTTCCAGACAGACGTTGGGCGACTGACGGGCTATTGGAACGGTGCTTATACCTATTGGACCGGAAACAAGACATCAGGCAATAACAGCTTGTCGTTTTCGCCAGTTTTTGTTTATGAGTTCGGTTCGGCAAGCATTAAGCCTTATCTGGAAGCGGGTATTGGCGTGGCGGTATTTTCCAGTACACGTGTGGAAGGGCAGAATCTAAGCACCGCTTTTCTATTCGAAGACCGCGTCGGGTTTGGTTTGCGTTTTGCCGGTGGGCATGAAGTGGGTATTCGTGCGATGCATTATTCCAACGGCGGCATCAAAGAGCCAAATGCGGGTATAGAGACTTACGCGCTGCACTACACGGTTCCGTTCTAG